Proteins from one Parasteatoda tepidariorum isolate YZ-2023 chromosome 4, CAS_Ptep_4.0, whole genome shotgun sequence genomic window:
- the LOC107450183 gene encoding collagen alpha-1(X) chain isoform X1 produces MKFQVVKLLLLTVFLKVSSSFPTYKGVLYGYFNPEISVRIGKQMPPHNEPDAVLINVGGNQPRGQPGYGPPGGPNPFGPPNRPGIFNQPGTPWTFGQPGTPGVFGQPGFPGTFGGPNGHPDLAQPGSPGVNPTVFGFPGNPGVYGQPGNPGVYGHPNNPGIYGQPGNPGVFGQPGNPNIYGQPGIFNSPEGPNTFGSPDEPGVFLNNPNKFGNPGGSNGFGGIPGTVQPGSFVPGRNPNNILPRRFVPGEFMPENAGGVPPRGIFPPTDKDPSRSGNYPSRRNGGREVYDDPAAEFFPIIDRTS; encoded by the exons ATGAAATTTCAA GTTGTAAAATTGCTCCTTCTTACTGTATTTTTGAAGGTCTCTTCATCGTTTCCTACATACAAAGGTGTTTTATATGGTTACTTCAATCCAGAAATTTCTGTTAGAATTGGAAAGCAAATGCCACCACACAATGAGCCTGATGCGGTGCTCATAAATGTTGGTGGAAATCAGCCAAGGGGTCAACCAGGATACGGACCTCCAGGTGGACCAAACCCTTTTGGACCTCCAAATAGACCTGGAATATTTAATCAACCAGGTACCCCATGGACATTCGGACAACCGGGAACACCTGGCGTATTTGGACAGCCTGGTTTCCCTGGAACATTTGGTGGACCAAATGGACATCCTGATCTAGCGCAACCAGGCAGCCCAGGTGTAAATCCGACTGTTTTTGGATTTCCTGGAAACCCTGGAGTCTATGGTCAACCAGGTAATCCTGGAGTCTACGGACATCCAAATAATCCTGGAATTTATGGACAGCCAGGTAATCCAGGAGTTTTTGGACAACCAGGTAATCCAAACATCTATGGACAACCCGGTATATTTAATTCACCAGAAGGACCCAATACTTTCGGATCTCCTGATGAACCAGGAGTATTCTTAAATAATCCAAATAAGTTTGGAAACCCAGGTGGATCAAATGGATTCGGTGGAATTCCAGGAACGGTTCAACCTGGTTCGTTTGTACCCGGAAGGAATCCTAATAATATTTTGCCAAGAAGATTTGTTCCCGGAGAATTCATGCCCGAAAATGCAGGGGGAGTTCCACCAAGAGGAATCTTTCCTCCAACAGATAAAGACCCATCTAGATCCGGAAACTATCCGAGCAGACGTAATGGGGGACGTGAAGTATATGATGACCCGGCTGCTGAATTTTTTCCAATCATAGACAGGACATCTTGA
- the LOC107450183 gene encoding cuticle collagen 2C isoform X2 yields the protein MPPHNEPDAVLINVGGNQPRGQPGYGPPGGPNPFGPPNRPGIFNQPGTPWTFGQPGTPGVFGQPGFPGTFGGPNGHPDLAQPGSPGVNPTVFGFPGNPGVYGQPGNPGVYGHPNNPGIYGQPGNPGVFGQPGNPNIYGQPGIFNSPEGPNTFGSPDEPGVFLNNPNKFGNPGGSNGFGGIPGTVQPGSFVPGRNPNNILPRRFVPGEFMPENAGGVPPRGIFPPTDKDPSRSGNYPSRRNGGREVYDDPAAEFFPIIDRTS from the coding sequence ATGCCACCACACAATGAGCCTGATGCGGTGCTCATAAATGTTGGTGGAAATCAGCCAAGGGGTCAACCAGGATACGGACCTCCAGGTGGACCAAACCCTTTTGGACCTCCAAATAGACCTGGAATATTTAATCAACCAGGTACCCCATGGACATTCGGACAACCGGGAACACCTGGCGTATTTGGACAGCCTGGTTTCCCTGGAACATTTGGTGGACCAAATGGACATCCTGATCTAGCGCAACCAGGCAGCCCAGGTGTAAATCCGACTGTTTTTGGATTTCCTGGAAACCCTGGAGTCTATGGTCAACCAGGTAATCCTGGAGTCTACGGACATCCAAATAATCCTGGAATTTATGGACAGCCAGGTAATCCAGGAGTTTTTGGACAACCAGGTAATCCAAACATCTATGGACAACCCGGTATATTTAATTCACCAGAAGGACCCAATACTTTCGGATCTCCTGATGAACCAGGAGTATTCTTAAATAATCCAAATAAGTTTGGAAACCCAGGTGGATCAAATGGATTCGGTGGAATTCCAGGAACGGTTCAACCTGGTTCGTTTGTACCCGGAAGGAATCCTAATAATATTTTGCCAAGAAGATTTGTTCCCGGAGAATTCATGCCCGAAAATGCAGGGGGAGTTCCACCAAGAGGAATCTTTCCTCCAACAGATAAAGACCCATCTAGATCCGGAAACTATCCGAGCAGACGTAATGGGGGACGTGAAGTATATGATGACCCGGCTGCTGAATTTTTTCCAATCATAGACAGGACATCTTGA